Proteins encoded together in one Phyllostomus discolor isolate MPI-MPIP mPhyDis1 chromosome 6, mPhyDis1.pri.v3, whole genome shotgun sequence window:
- the CPSF3 gene encoding cleavage and polyadenylation specificity factor subunit 3, translating to MSVIPAEESDQLLIRPLGAGQEVGRSCIILEFKGRKIMLDCGIHPGLEGMDALPYIDLIDPAEIDLLLISHFHLDHCGALPWFLQKTSFKGRTFMTHATKAIYRWLLSDYVKVSNISADDMLYTETDLEESMDKIETINFHEVKEVAGIKFWCYHAGHVLGAAMFMIEIAGVKLLYTGDFSRQEDRHLMAAEIPNIKPDILIIESTYGTHIHEKREEREARFCNTVHDIVNRGGRGLIPVFALGRAQELLLILDEYWQNHPELHDIPIYYASSLAKKCMAVYQTYVNAMNDKIRKQININNPFVFKHISNLKSMDHFDDIGPSVVMASPGMMQSGLSRELFESWCTDKRNGVIIAGYCVEGTLAKHIMSEPEEITTMSGQKLPLKMSVDYISFSAHTDYQQTSEFVRALKPPHVILVHGEQNEMARLKAALIREYEDNDEVHIEVHNPRNTEAVTLNFRGEKLAKVMGLLADKKPEQGQRVSGILVKRNFNYHILSPCDLSNYTDLAMSTVKQTQAIPYTGPFNLLSCQLQRLTGDVEELEIQEKPALKVFKNITVIQEPGMVVLEWLANPSNDMYADTVTTVILEVQSNPKIRKGAVQKVSKKLDLHVYSKRLEIMLQDIFGEDCVSVKDGSVLSVTVDGKTANINLETRAVECEEGSEDDESLREMVELAAQRLYEALTPVH from the exons CTGGACTGCGGCATCCACCCTGGCCTGGAAGGGATGGACGCTCTCCCTTACATCGATTTGATCGACCCGGCAGAGATCGACCTCCTCTTGATTAGCCA TTTCCACCTGGACCACTGTGGGGCCCTGCCCTGGTTTCTGCAGAAGACCAGCTTCAAAGGAAGGACATTCATGACCCACGCCACCAAGGCCATTTACAGGTGGCTTCTGTCCGACTACGTCAAAGTCAG TAACATATCAGCGGACGACATGCTGTACACGGAGACAGACTTGGAGGAGAGCATGGACAAGATTGAGACCATCAATTTCCACGAAGTTAAGGAAGTCGCCGGGATCAAGTTTTGGTGCTACCACGCGGGCCACGTGCTCGGGGCCGCCATGTTCATGATCGAGATCGCAGGCGTGAAG CTTTTGTACACAGGCGACTTCTCCAGACAGGAAGACAGACACTTAATGGCGGCCGAGATCCCTAACATTAAACCTGACATTCTCATCATT GAGTCTACTTACGGGACCCACATCCACGAGAAGCGCGAGGAGCGGGAAGCGAGATTCTGCAACACGGTTCACGACATCGTCAAccgagggggcaggggcctcATCCCCGTCTTCGCTCTGGGAAGGGCTCAGGAGCTGCTCTTGATTCTGG ACGAGTACTGGCAGAACCACCCGGAGCTGCACGACATCCCCATCTACTACGCCTCGTCCCTGGCCAAGAAGTGCATGGCCGTGTACCAGACCTACGTGAACGCCATGAACGACAAGATCCGCAAGCAGATCAACATCAACAACCCCTTCGTGTTCAAGCACATCAGCAACCTCAAG AGCATGGACCACTTCGACGACATCGGTCCCAGCGTGGTGATGGCCTCCCCGGGCATGATGCAGAGCGGCTTGTCCAGGGAGCTCTTCGAGAGCTGGTGCACCGACAAAAGGAACGGCGTCATCATTGCGGGGTACTGCGTGGAGGGCACGCTCGCCAAG caCATCATGTCGGAGCCCGAGGAGATCACCACCATGTCCGGGCAGAAGCTGCCGCTGAAGATGTCGGTGGATTACATCTCCTTCTCCGCCCACACGGACTACCAGCAGACCAGCGAGTTCGTCCGGGCCCTGAAGCCGCCCCACGTG ATCTTGGTGCACGGGGAGCAGAACGAAATGGCCAGGTTAAAGGCGGCCCTGATTCGGGAGTACGAGGATAACGATGAAGTTCACATAGAGGTCCATAATCCCCGGAACACGGAAGCAGTGACCTTGAACTTCAGAGGAGAGAAACTGGCCAAG GTCATGGGCCTTCTAGCAGACAAAAAACCAGAGCAGGGCCAGCGGGTCTCAGGAATACTTGTCAAAAGAAACTTCAACTATCACATACTTTCTCCTTGTGACCTCTCCA ATTACACCGACCTGGCCATGAGCACTGTGAAGCAGACCCAAGCCATCCCCTACACCGGCCCCTTTAACCTGCTCTCCTGCCAGCTGCAGAGACTGACAG GTGATGTAGAAGAATTAGAAATTCAAGAAAAACCTGCTTTGAAAGTGTTCAAAAATATTACTGTAATACAGGAACCAGGAATGGTGGTGTTAGAA TGGTTGGCAAACCCCTCCAACGACATGTACGCCGACACGGTGACGACCGTGATCCTGGAGGTGCAGTCGAACCCGAAAATCAGGAAAG GTGCGGTCCAGAAGGTCTCTAAGAAGCTCGACCTGCACGTGTACAGCAAGAGGCTGGAGATCATGCTGCA GGACATATTTGGAGAAGACTGCGTCAGTGTGAAAGATGGCTCTGTCCTCAGTGTCACCGTGGACGGGAAGACGGCCAATATAAACTTGGAGACTCGG GCGGTTGAGTGCGAGGAGGGCAGCGAGGACGACGAGTCCCTCCGGGAGATGGTGGAGCTGGCCGCGCAGAGGCTGTACGAGGCCCTCACGCCCGTTCACTGA